The Humulus lupulus chromosome 4, drHumLupu1.1, whole genome shotgun sequence genome has a window encoding:
- the LOC133831130 gene encoding membrane magnesium transporter codes for MGAAFVVGVFGVLILAHATYSTIQYRELLKIMEEEFSGPPINVLFELLLGFVLCLWAALAVPGKFLSILPHSEENRIVSLPENFDFMIFNHRGKAFPMVTDMKLNH; via the exons ATGGGTGCAGCTTTCGTGGTTGGCGTCTTTGGTGTTCTAATTCTCGCCCATGCCACTTATTCAACGATCCAAT ATCGAGAGTTGTTGAAGATTATGGAGGAAGAATTTTCAGGACCTCCAATCAAt GTCTTATTTGAATTGCTTCTAGGGTTTGTCTTGTGTTTATGGGCAGCGCTTGCTGTGCCTGGGAAGTTCCTCTCAATACTCCCCCATTCTGAAGAAAATAG GATAGTTTCTCTACCAGAAAATTTCGACTTTATGATCTTCAACCACCGTGGCAAAGCGTTTCCTATGGTAACAGATATGAAGTTGAACCATTGA